A DNA window from Xyrauchen texanus isolate HMW12.3.18 chromosome 6, RBS_HiC_50CHRs, whole genome shotgun sequence contains the following coding sequences:
- the ing5b gene encoding inhibitor of growth protein 5b yields MAKGMYLEHYLDSIEGLPFELQRNFSLMGDLDNRTEEKKTEISELAAEYIEKVRNLESEERVQHLKKIENAYNKCKEFSDDKVQLAMQIYEMVDKHICRLDADLARFENDLKEKLDPGSQDSSDEKLSRKDKNIKDKRGSHGRDKKESDQESPKLKRQKNSPSVSEALLSMHPSDVLDMPVDPNEPTYCLCSQVSYGEMIGCDNADCPIEWFHFACVGLTTKPKGKWYCPRCIQDMRKK; encoded by the exons ATGGCAAAAGGAATGTATTTAGAACATTATTTAGACA GTATTGAGGGACTTCCCTTCGAGTTGCAGAGAAACTTTTCATTGATGGGCGATTTGGATAACAGGACTGAAG agaaaaaaactgagATTAGTGAACTAGCTGCAGAGTATATTGAAAAAGTAAGGAATCTGGAGTCTGAAGAACGTGTCCAGCATTTAAAGAAGATCGAAAATGCCTACAACAAATGCAAAGAGTTCAGCGATGACAAAGTTCAGCTTGCAATGCAGATATATGAAATG GTGGATAAACATATTTGTCGGTTGGATGCTGATCTAGCACGCTTTGAGAATGACCTGAAGGAGAAACTTGATCCAGGAAGCCaggatagctcagatgaaaagCTATCTCGAA AGGATAAAAATATCAAAGATAAGAGGGGATCCCATGGTAGAGACAAGAAAGAATCGGATCAAGAGTCACCCAAACTCAAAAGACAGAAAAACAG TCCCAGTGTAAGTGAAGCTCTCCTTTCAATGCACCCATCAGATGTCCTAGATATGCCGGTGGACCCTAATGAGCCCACATACTGCTTGTGTAGTCAAGTTTCATATGGAGAAATGATTGGATGTGACAATGCGGAT TGTCCTATTGAATGGTTTCACTTTGCTTGTGTCGGCCTAACAACTAAACCAAAGGGAAAGTG GTACTGCCCACGATGCATCCAAGATATGAGAAAGAAATAA